NNNNNNNNNNNNNNNNNNNNNNNNNNNNNNNNNNNNNNNNNNNNNNNNNNNNNNNNNNNNNNNNNNNNNNNNNNNNNNNNNNNNNNNNNNNNNNNNNNNNNNNNNNNNNNNNNNNNNNNNNNNNNNNNNNNNNNNNNNNNNNNNNNNNNNNNNNNNNNNNNNNNNNNNNNNNNNNNNNNNNNNNNNNNNNNNNNNNNNNNNNNNNNNNNNNNNNNNNNNNNNNNNNNNNNNNNNNNNNNNNNNNNNNNNNNNNNNNNNNNNNNNNNNNNNNNNNNNNNNNNNNNNNNNNNNNNNNNNNNNNNNNNNNNNNNNNNNNNNNNNNNNNNNNNNNNNNNNNNNNNNNNNNNNNNNNNNNNNNNNNNNNNNNNNNNNNNNNNNNNNNNNNNNNNNNNNNNNNNNNNNNNNNNNNNNNNNNNNNNNNNNNNNNNNNNNNNNNNNNNNNNNNNNNNNNNNNNNNNNNNNNNNNNNNNNNNNNNNNNNNNNNNNNNNNNNNNNNNNNNNNNNNNNNNNNNNNNNNNNNNNNNNNNNNNNNNNNNNNNNNNNNNNNNNNNNNNNNNNNNNNNNNNNNNNNNNNNNNNNNNNNNNNNNNNNNNNNNNNNNNNNNNNNNNNNNNNNNNNNNNNNNNNNNNNNNNNNNNNNNNNNNNNNNNNNNNNNNNNNNNNNNNNNNNNNNNNNNNNNNNNNNNNNNNNNNNNNNNNNNNNNNNNNNNNNNNNNNNNNNNNNNNNNNNNNNNNNNNNNNNNNNNNNNNNNNNNNNNNNNNNNNNNNNNNNNNNNNNNNNNNNNNNNNNNNNNNNNNNNNNNNNNNNNNNNNNNNNNNNNNNNNNNNNNNNNNNNNNNNNNNNNNNNNNNNNNNNNNNNNNNNNNNNNNNNNNNNNNNNNNNNNNNNNNNNNNNNNNNNNNNNNNNNNNNNNNNNNNNNNNNNNNNNNNNNNNNNNNNNNNNNNNNNNNNNNNNNNNNNNNNNNNNNNNNNNNNNNNNNNNNNNNNNNNNNNNNNNNNNNNNNNNNNNNNNNNNNNNNNNNNNNNNNNNNNNNNNNNNNNNNNNNNNNNNNNNNNNNNNNNNNNNNNNNNNNNNNNNNNNNNNNNNNNNNNNNNNNNNNNNNNNNNNNNNNNNNNNNNNNNNNNNNNNNNNNNNNNNNNNNNNNNNNNNNNNNNNNNNNNNNNNNNNNNNNNNNNNNNNNNNNNNNNNNNNNNNNNNNNNNNNNNNNNNNNNNNNNNNNNNNNNNNNNNNNNNNNNNNNNNNNNNNNNNNNNNNNNNNNNNNNNNNNNNNNNNNNNNNNNNNNNNNNNNNNNNNNNNNNNNNNNNNNNNNNNNNNNNNNNNNNNNNNNNNNNNNNNNNNNNNNNNNNNNNNNNNNNNNNNNNNNNNNNNNNNNNNNNNNNNNNNNNNNNNNNNNNNNNNNNNNNNNNNNNNNNNNNNNNNNNNNNNNNNNNNNNNNNNNNNNNNNNNNNNNNNNNNNNNNNNNNNNNNNNNNNNNNNNNNNNNNNNNNNNNNNNNNNNNNNNNNNNNNNNNNNNNNNNNNNNNNNNNNNNNNNNNNNNNNNNNNNNNNNNNNNNNNNNNNNNNNNNNNNNNNNNNNNNNNNNNNNNNNNNNNNNNNNNNNNNNNNNNNNNNNNNNNNNNNNNNNNNNNNNNNNNNNNNNNNNNNNNNNNNNNNNNNNNNNNNNNNNNNNNNNNNNNNNNNNNNNNNNNNNNNNNNNNNNNNNNNNNNNNNNNNNNNNNNNNNNNNNNNNNNNNNNNNNNNNNNNNNNNNNNNNNNNNNNNNNNNNNNNNNNNNNNNNNNNNNNNNNNNNNNNNNNNNNNNNNNNNNNNNNNNNNNNNNNNNNNNNNNNNNNNNNNNNNNNNNNNNNNNNNNNNNNNNNNNNNNNNNNNNNNNNNNNNNNNNNNNNNNNNNNNNNNNNNNNNNNNNNNNNNNNNNNNNNNNNNNNNNNNNNNNNNNNNNNNNNNNNNNNNNNNNNNNNNNNNNNNNNNNNNNNNNNNNNNNNNNNNNNNNNNNNNNNNNNNNNNNNNNNNNNNNNNNNNNNNNNNNNNNNNNNNNNNNNNNNNNNNNNNNNNNNNNNNNNNNNNNNNNNNNNNNNNNNNNNNNNNNNNNNNNNNNNNNNNNNNNNNNNNNNNNNNNNNNNNNNNNNNNNNNNNNNNNagagagagagagagagagagagagagagagagagagagagagagagagagaaagagagagagagagaaaggaagggagagaaaaaagagagggagggagagagagagagaggtcgatcattggtaactttggaaaaagcagttttggttgaatgatgatGTTGGGAGCCAGTCAGCTGAAGGTCCATTCAACCAGTTCGAGGGCTTCCTCAAAGTCATTTGGAATTCTATGGATACCAATGAAGCTATCACTTCCTGACCAGCCTTCCTCTTCCATCCACTCACACCTATTATCGCCCTCCAGGATTACCTCTTCATTCACATAAGAAAAGCAGTTTGTTCTTCAGTTTGTTGCTCATCTCAGCCCAGTGTGAAAGGCAGCAGAGTCCTGATGCCATCACTTCTCCTCCCCATAAGAGCAGTGACTTCCATCTGTGACccttaaaagtttacaaagcagTTTCCCTATCACCCAGGCTTAAAGAATATCCCCTTTATACACCCAAAGGcatcaacatttattttatttatttatttaaacctttaccttccatcttagaatcaatacttggtactggttctaaggcagaagagtggtaagggtaggcaatgggggttaagtgacttgcccagggtcacacagctgggaagtgtctaaggtcatatttgaacctaggacctcctatctctaggcctggctctcaatctactgaacaaccacccaactgccccagcaccaacattttaaaagaagaggCTGGGTAATCCCGTGGAACCTGAAATGAGGGATTATCAGGCAGGGTGGCAAAGTGTAATGAAGTTAGAAACCATGCGGGCAGAGGTATCTGGACATCTGGGCGCCACCACCCCAGCAAGAAGGTCCGGCTCAGGAGTCTGCCCTTGGGGTCAGCACCTGAAGCTCTTGGTGCTTTTCCCAGGGAGCAGGAACCCACAGGTTCTGTAAAACTCCCAGGGCTGGCTGTTGTCCTTTTTTCTATGATTCCTCCTAGTGCAGGAGCAGGGACGTGGCTGGGTCATGTTTCTAGGAGGGAGAAGACCAGAGGATGGAGCCGTGACGCTTTTCTCTTGTCTCACAGGCCACAGTCACCAGCTGTTCCACATCTGTGCGGTGCTGGGCACTCACTTCCAACTGGAGGCAGTGCTGGCCGACATGGGGGCACGGCGGGCCTGGCTGTCAGCCCACAGCCCTCCCTTGTCCCTGGCAGCCACGGTGGCCACCATGGGCCTCGCCGTGACAGGGAACGTGCTCATTATTGCCATCTTCACGATTGCCCTGCTTCGTGCCCCCCAGGTCTGTCCCCTCCTGCAAGGGGCCCAGTCTGAGTCGGTAGGCAAGGCCAAGGGAGAATAAGGAGAGGAGGAACCTCAGAAGGTGTCTTTCTCCCCAGAGACCACACCATCTAGCTATCTCCTCAGCTTGTGGCTCAGTCTGCTGCCACCCTTCTTCTCCATAGTTTTTTCATCTCTAGCTGAGAAATAGAACAGAGACCTAGGTACCCCGATCTTCAGCCCTGGGGAGCTGAGGCACAAAGTCCTGAGGCTGTAAGAAAGAGATGCTGAGAGAGGACAAGAGAAGATTGAAGGGGAAGTGGGGAACGGAGGGGTCAGAGGAACCGGGATGAAAGGCAGGGGAGGAGATGGAGCAGGAGACCTCTTGTTTGGAGTAGAGGCAGGTGCTAAGGGTGAGAGATGGGACTGGCTAGTGGGAGAAAGCTGGGGGGATCTCTCAAGTTCTCAAAGGGTGTATAAGCTCAAGGGGATAGGAAGGATCCTTGATGGATTCAAATTGAATCAGCTTGAGCTGTATGGGAGAGATCCTGGGGTCTAAGGACCACAAATGGGGCCAGAGTAAGCCATTAGGGATATTAGGAGTTCTGATAGGGGCCACATTATTAGGTTATTATCTGGGCCTAGGTTAGAACAATCTAGAGGAAGTATTATAGATGCAATATTGGGTGTCAGAGATTGAGGTGTCTTCTTGGGGTCCCCCTTCAGGATCATGCAGATAAGGAAATAACTCTTTGTAGGGAGCCTTGGAGTCCTGGTACTCTATAATCTCCTCTTCCTGAGGAAACTAACACCATTAATTTAGACTTCACCAAAGGGGCCACCCTTTAACCCCAATCATTGGGACCAAATTCAAGAGGGGAGAGGGACACAAAGTACCTGCCTCACCTGGCCCTCTAGAATGAAGAAACTCCCAGAATTAGATCATCTccaagccaagatggcagctgagATGGGTGAAGGAATTGACTGATTCCTGGGAAAAACTGGATTGAAATGGTTACACCCCTCTTGGTGTGTGTATCTGCTTTACTAGCAACTATTTGCCAATAAAGATTTTCTCTATCTAAGATGCAGTTTATGGGGGTCTGCAGAGCTGGGAAACCTCTTGCAAAAGAAACCCCGTGGAGAGGGCCCTTCTTTGCGTGTCAGAGACAGACTGCTCAGTCACATTGTATAGAGGGAGCATCGTTGCTTCCTCCTCCATGGAGGGGATGgagcaaagaaagaaagggatgaTGCTCAGAAGGGCAGGATTGCAGTCAGTGCTGAGGAAGGATTCTCTTGGAGGGAGGGTGTGTGCCAAGATAGGAAACACCCTCCCTTGGGAGCAGAAGATGGGCAAGTCCAGGTTTGCCTAGAGTCAGAGGCGTAGCTCAAAAATCCCTGGAAGTTCCTGGGCCTAAACACATACAGACACAAGAATGACAGACCAGCAGATTCCTCTCCTCAGAtttatttctgaaaaagccaGAAGGGAGGAACTTCGGAGCTGGCAATGGACTGGCTGTGTGAATGGGGGGAGCATCAGGGAACAGGTAGGGGGTCGGGGAACAGCTTTGTAGCTTGAGGGCAGGGAAGTAGGTCGGGGGTCTCAGAGGGAGGGCAGAGCCAGGACGTACAAGCACGGCAAGCAAACTGGAGGAAGGGAGCGGGCGTCTGGGGGTCTAGGCCGTCCCGTAGAATCGCCGATATGCCTCGCTGAAGCCGATGTGGTCAGCCAGCTCGTCACAATCAGGGTTGAGCTCACACACCTCTCGTTTCTGCTCCAAGGGGTCAGGGTAGGGAGCGGGAAGCCTAGGGGAGAGGGATGGATTAGCCTACCCTTCCCCCTGCCCTCTCCAACCTCGGAGACTTTTAGGAGGGTCTGGCCTCCACCGCTTCCCCGCTGGGCTTGCTCAGGAATCCAAAGATGGGTTAATGGAACGAGGAAGGGGCCTCTCTAGGGAGTCCCTTCTTGCTTTGGGCATTTTATGACAAAGGGGTCACCCAGCACAGAGTCAGAGGGAAGAATCCAATGGTTCGACACCCTCCTAGGCTCAAAGAGGTTTTCATTCTCCTTCCCCAGTCCCATTCTCTGAGACCCTAAAAGCTAAAGCTGAGGCCAGCACCTCCTCTTTTACGCTCCACAGCATCTTCCTCGGGCTGTCACTTACCCTTGCCAGTTGTACAGGTAACGCTTTGGTCTCACCAGTTCGCTGCTGTCTCGTTTGGAGGCAAATGCTGGGGAGCAGGAGAGAGGTCAGTGGCAGGCTGCCCATACCAGGCTAGCCTGGTGGGAAGGATGTCTGTGACCAaatccccgccccccccccagcccaATCAAGCCTAGGGATGGAGCCTTGGAGCCGGCTCCCCAAGAGTGGGCAGAGGACTGGAGGCGGGAGAGGGGCAGGAGCTGGGGGGGACCTTGAGGTGacagtgggaaagagaggggcGCTCGGGGACCTTTGCATTTCATCATGAACCACCACATTATGAAAATTAGCCTCCCTCCCAGAAGTGCCCATTACTTACCAGTTTTTTTGCCAGAGTCTTGGGGCCCAGCTTGAGCATCTAAAAGATAATAAGAACATTTTTCTTATAGgatccttttcattctttccctttggCTGTTCCTTTTTCACATAGAACAAACCAAAGGAGAAAACCACTAGGAGGCATGAAGTAAGCTACAACACAGAATTCCCAATGGTAATAACCATCTTCTCCTTGGAAATCTTGAGGAAAATGGATGGACGCTGGTTAGGCTAGACTGGCAAGTGGTTGAGCAGCCTTTAGAGACAAGAGGATGAAGAGGACGGTGACTCAAGGGATTAGATCAACCTGCCCTCTGACCCCTAGAAGGTGGTCCTAGTGGCACAAGATAGATTGTTGGGGGAAGCCTCCCCAAATGGATGCTCTGGGAGGAATCAAAGAAGAGGACCAGGGGTGAGGAGGAGCACAGGCCCCCCACTCCTTCCACAAAGACCCTCACTCACCTTGCTTGCAAAGACAGAGGGTGGCCAGGGTCagcaaggagaggaggaggactATCTTCATGGTGCAGCTCTTTCCGGCAGGAGCTCACGTTCAGTTCAGTCCAGCCTGGTCCTGTGTGTCTTCACCCTCTTTTTCAGGGCATCATTTATACCCTCTGAGCTTCCTGGCCCCCCAGGGGAGGGGTATACCTCTGGGTGACCACAGAAGGGTGGGCCTGAGCTCAATCTCGCCAGCTCTATTTGAAGGCTATCCAGCTTAGCATCAACAAGCCCAAACCTCAAAGGATGTTGTGGTTTGGGGAGGCCCGAGTGTCCAAGGGATGGGAGGATAAGGACCTGGAGATTCCAGTGGGTACAGCTGTTCTCTTCCCCTGTGCCCCCATTCTGAGCCGCTCGGGCCCTAGCTCAGTGATTCTCTAGGCAGACGAACGTTGAAACAtagtggagatgaggaaggggcTGGGGACCCTCCCCCTTCGTCGGGGCTAAGTGTAGTGGAAACTTAACTAGGCATAATGGGGAGccaggggaggaagaagggaattcAGGATGATGGGTTTTAAATAGGTCAATGAGCAGAGTTAGCTTTGTTTCCTCTCCTAGCCTATGATTTCCATGAATCCGATCCTAGTGGCTCAGGCCCTGTGAAAAGATGCCAAACCCCAGAGAAAGAATGCCAGGCAATGCCCTCGGTTACCCCAGTCCTGTGACCCCTTTAGATGCCAAAAGTCAGGGTGTGATTTGCCTGAGGCCCTGAGTGGAGGCTTGAGCTGAGGAGCAGGGTAAAGGGCCTGGGGAGAACGTGGAGGAAGAGAATGTTCCAGTTCAGATGGGGATAGAGGGTGGGCGCTGCTATGACTAAAAATGGGACTAGTGAGTGCGCCATCTCCATAGACTGAGGCATCGGAAGGTGCTCCCACTGCAACGAGAAAGACTTCCTGGTGTCTGAGGGTCCTGGAAGGAGACATCAGAATCCCCTGGcagagtgggagggaggaggaggaggctgggGACGGTGCCCCTGAGGCCCGCCCACTACTTAGTCCATGAGGGCCTGGGCAGGGCCCTGCCCCCTCAGAGAATCTCAGACAGAAGGGACTCTGCTGGCTGCCTGGACCCTCCGATGGCCTGTGGCACACCTGACAAGTGGCAGTCCAGGCTTTCCTTGAAGACAggtccctgggggcagctgggtggctcagtggatgcagagccaggactagagacgggaggtcctgggtttcgATCTAgcctcacttcctagctgtgtgaccctgggcaagacagaCCTCTGGTGAGGACAAAACCCACTCCATCCAAGCAGTCTGCTCCATTGAAGGGCTTTAATACTTGGGAAGTTTCTCCAACACTTCTACCCATTACTCCTGCTTCTTTTTGACTTTGGGAGTTAAATAAAGCAAAATCTAATCCTTCTACGTGAGAGCCTACTCAAGGGGAGACACCCCCACTTTCTTCTGCAACTCCTCATGGATCATTTTCCTGATACATGGTACCTAGAATTAAACAAGAATTAAGTATCTTCTCCTTAAGTTTCATGAAGATGGATCCTCAAAGggaatagaggggcagctggatcctacagtggatagagcaccaggcctggagacgaaaggtcctgggttcaaatctgtccttagacatctaccaccaccactacccgccccactgtgtgatcctgggcaagtcacttaacccccattgcctagtccttgcccctcttctgtcttggaaatacTTGATACTTCCTATCaagacagaaggggagggttAAAAAAAGGTGGGGTTGGGTTAGAAAGCAGTTTCAAAACATTGTGCACTGAAATGCCTGACTTCCCCTCCCAATACAGACCTGGTCTGCCAGGCAGAGGGAGGCTACATGGGCCTCCTCTGTCTGGACTGAGTTCTGGGCAGCCGGAGGGGAAGGCTGGACAGTCTGGGCTGAAAACCACCAAGAAAACAAACACATCCCCTGGGCCTCGGGGCTGGGGGGCTGCGGAAGAAACTAGATGGTGGTGGAGCTCCACTCCAACCTGAGCCTAGTTTTCCCATGATTTCTCCAGGCTCTTCTGTGGAAGTCCTTCCTCCTATCTAaactttctttctctagcttcaCATTATTTCTTCCTACTCAGCTGTAAAGCTCTTTGGAGAGACTGTGTTGCTTTTTATTTATGCGTAGGCTATTCTTAATAAATGGGTAAATCGATCTATTCTTCTGCCATGCTGGTATCCTATAGCTTCTTATTTTGGGGAATGACGGTGAGGAGCACTTAAAATGACAGAGAAAGACACTTTTTAGAGACCATCAACTTATTTTAATCTGTATACACAAGAGCGACTACAATGAGATACGTAAGTTATATAGATTTATTCTGAAGCAGCCCAGACATTAAATAAGAAAAGAGGG
The window above is part of the Gracilinanus agilis isolate LMUSP501 chromosome 4, AgileGrace, whole genome shotgun sequence genome. Proteins encoded here:
- the PAQR6 gene encoding membrane progestin receptor delta, which produces MLSIKLPQLLRVHQVPRVREGPVPSNPSPSLSWAASLLHPALSNQTRVRKRNLLLHSVFFSPLILGKSLRQPSPPSSHPDVSPADVISAEGTMTTGAGTHRFCHSHQLFHICAVLGTHFQLEAVLADMGARRAWLSAHSPPLSLAATVATMGLAVTGNVLIIAIFTIALLRAPQVCPLLQGAQSESVGKAKGE
- the LOC123245749 gene encoding osteocalcin; its protein translation is MKIVLLLSLLTLATLCLCKQDAQAGPQDSGKKTAFASKRDSSELVRPKRYLYNWQGLPAPYPDPLEQKREVCELNPDCDELADHIGFSEAYRRFYGTA